The sequence below is a genomic window from Cicer arietinum cultivar CDC Frontier isolate Library 1 chromosome 6, Cicar.CDCFrontier_v2.0, whole genome shotgun sequence.
taatttttctatcaaTTAGAAAGCAGTTATTATTGAATcactaatatttattattattgtaaaataaaaatttcattgaaAAATGTCATTCATAATTAATGAGAGATCATTTAAGTAACTTAGTTGAACTTTTAAAAGAGATAAACAAAAGTAaacatgaaaaattaattatgtaataGTATAAGCAGTTAATTCTGTTTAAATTTGTCACGAGAGAGTAATATGAAACATTATTGTTGTagactttttgttcaattctataGAACAAATCTATGGTAGCGTGTAAGCTTAAATAAGAGTCATTATACTTGATAGTTTTTGTGGCATATTCTAATATTTATAGTGAAACAGAAccaaattttattcaaatttgtcTCAAAATCGAAGTGAAACATGAAGCATCAATTCAATATAACCATAGTTGCTGGTAAAAGGCACTTATTTGTAGCTGAGCATACAACATGAATAACAGCCTAAATACTTGACTCTAATGGAACTACAATGCTattaaaatctaacattttTTAAGTGTTAAATTTGGAGGTGCCCCAGCTTCAAACAATAGGATCAATACTAGAATCTTTTGAGAAAATTCTTGTACCATTGTGAAGAAAGTTTTGGATATCTTTTTAATCCATCTTTGTAATCTACAAAGTTCAATCCAAACCGAACTGTAAAGCCATTAAACCATTCAAAATCATCGAAAAGTGACCAAGCATAAAATCCCTTAACGTTTGCGCCGGCCCtgtatttttgtaatatatcaAATGTTAAGAAATGAAAATTCATAATTATAAGTATATAGTAAACATAATTAGAAGAACAAAAACTTAAATTCTGCTTTGGAATGTGCTTAGTTGGTTGATTTAAGAAATGTAAAAATCagagtttatttaattttatgcaaacCCTTGTTGTGATTTCATTCAATAGGCAAATCATGTTATTTTTCAAAGTTTATTGGACCTAACTTTATAGCGGAAAAACTACGCAATTTTCGTCCTTAAGTTTTAGGTTGACATATGTCGATATTACTTATAAATTGAAAGTTTTATTTTGTGTTCAAACCTATAACTCTATTGTTATgtgatttaattataatagaatttattatttttttaaatatattttctaatgACTCATCCAAATCAACACACACTTCAAAGAGTTTGTTTGGTTCATATTTgaggaaaaaatattaatttttgtctcaactaaaaattgaaaaaagataaatttgttcaaataataaatttggcAAAACCCAACCAAACAAGACCCTTTTACACACCAAATGATTGATATACATATTATATTGTACTATTATAtgagataatttattaaaacatcaaaaaaaaaaattccagaattgcataatttattaaaacatcaaaaaaaaaaattccagaaTTGCAGAACGCATATAGTAGAAATgaccataataataattaataatttagattCATACTTAaaacattaaagaaaataaCTTACTGGATTGCGTAACGCATATAGTAGAAATGAcgataataataatcaattctATAAGTATCCAAAAGAGCTTCATTCACTGGAAGTGTTGGATCGTTGAATTCATTCATACCTGtatatagtataaaaatatcatGCACATTCTTTCAAATTTAAGCATGCAGTAGTATAGTATGATTGTTCAATATAAATTCTTCAATTATAATcgcattcaaaaaaattaatataatttaattgtttatttaccATTTTCATGGATGTAAACAACAGGATTGTTGTATCTAtctttaatatataacaaaagatCTCGAAGTCCCCTTGGATAAACATATATCCAAAATGAAGCAGCCtgacataattataaatatttgttatgtatTACATCAAAAtggatttaaaatataacacattgataatttgttattagaaaaattaaattaatgacaAAAAATTATAGACGGAGAAATTTCTTGTCACTAAATTTAGTGAAATAATTCAGAGAGACATATTTCacatttttctctcaaatttgatgtcattgattcaatttttctaattataaatttagattgTCAAAGACTCACCCTTGGACCTAGGGGTATCCCATTTTTTTCAACTGcaattgtgaaaaaaaaatcaaattcaacataTTTATCATAATATTTAGTTAACTAACGTATAGAATATATAAATGTTCTTACATGAAGTATTGGTTCTAGGATCTGTTGTGTAACTAGGTGGCGCACTGGCATTTGCAGGAACATTATTAATATAGCTAGAAGAGTAATAGTTTATGCcaataaaatcaaatgaatCTTTGACTAGAAGTGATTCCTCTGCAGTGAACTTAGGCAATCGAGTTTGCACTATGGTTTGCATGTTTATAGGATAGTTTCCATTTGTTAGTGGATCCATATACCtgacatcaataaaaaaaattaaaagttaattattaacTTGTTAATATTTTCTCCTCCTTATTGGTATTTAAATAccttgttaatattttttcagaTGATAAGTTAAATTGTTGCTATACTCAAAGAAACAAAGATATTGTAAGTATATTTCATAGTTTAGTGCCATGGTCCAAAATAGACTCAACTAGGAAATACCTTGTTAATAAATAATGAGTTTAAGTTATTTATTGAATGTAAGTTAATAATgaaagatattaaattaataattaattaccatCCAAATTGAAAGTCAAGTGCTCTTCTTGCAGCCTCGTCATCTTCTATGCTATTGTCGCCGAGTGGTAAGTACCAATTACTTACCAATGTTATGCCTATCTTGCCCTGTTGTCTTGGCTGCACATATATACATATGCAACTTTAAAATAAGAACTACGATAAACTGTTACAAAGTGGCAAGAAATCTTTTTGACAAAATGTATCCATCAATAGTTGTATAAATTCTTTCAAAATCTAATATTCGGTCTTATACATTGTGAAATAAACCTGATATTTGGTCTTATACAGTCGTACGGCATGTGCATGAGCAAGAATTTGGTTGTGTGTAACTGTATAAGGTTCTGTGCCAGAATTTCCACCTAGACATGTTGGATCTGAACATCGACCTGGTGCTAATGTCCCAAGTGCATAACCACCGTTGCTATACATCCATGGTTCGTTGAAAGTAACCCAATCCTTCACTCTATCTCCAAATGTAGCGAAACAAAGATCCGCATAATCTCGGAAGTCATCTCTAAAACATTATTATCCAATTCAACAAACCATAGTTATGAACACATTGAATTTACTATTATAAGAAAATGACATTTGAAATAGAGACTCACATTATACTGGAATTTAATAAACCACCATATTCGTCTTCCAAGGCTTGAGGAAGATCCCAATGAAAAAGAGTTACTAATGGTTTTATACCTGcaattttattgatttgatGGTGAATTATAACCGTAAcaaataactaattaataattaaaatgataaaatataaaaggcTATAATTAGTTAGGACATTGTATTTTGAATTGTACCAtttgcaataagttcattggtgagGTTGTTGTAATATTCTATTCCTTCAGGATTTATGCCACGGCCTCCGTCCAACTTTCCCTCTATTAGTACATAGTAACAAAAAAAGATGTTATGTGAAAGTGCATCCAACcagataaaaaaatgattttgagatGTCATGGTtgttaagattttaaaaaaataatttttatagtatccttattttttgttagaatatttttaaaaaagaatttcaaaaataaaacttcaaataaaaatttggtttaaatagtttatcttaaaatattattttaagtattttatttgtttgctacaatttttttgaataatgaaattttaaaaacagaTTAAAATAAAAGCTATTTTTAGAAGCTTTtcataaataacatttttaaaagatactttataaaaaaaagtgtaatttttatcattttaaatatttaataataaatatcttaaCTGttcaatatcaaaattattttttaatcgataataaataaatttaaaacaacttttactgtttttaattaattaacataaaaaaatcattttttaaatataaaattaaattatttaaaaaaaaaaatcttaaacaatcCAATTACCCcgtattatattaaaaatggtTGTTGAACAATGTTTGACTTACTTGGGAGTACTCTTGTCCAAGAGATTGAAAATCTGTAGGAATCCATATTCATAGCTTTTATAATTTGCACATCTTCCTATAGTAATAAATAGAAAacagttattttatttttgttatatagtttTAAACCTTCTTTATAGATATATGGACGATGATATGTAATGGAATATACATGTAATATTTTTAGAGAAACATTACATATCAATATGAATATATAAACATTCAAGCTAATTAATGTTGgactaatttaaatatatactcttcatttaatattaataaagtttTACTTTAGGTTTTTTCACACGGCcgtattaataaaatttaaaaattgtaataatattattacattatctttattaatcatttaatgttaaatgttgtcataaatatataataaatttgagaataatatatataatattaattagagcataaaattaagattaaataaataatattacattgTTTTGACTaggtaaataaaattatagtgcaaacaacaataaaaactcattttaaaatatttttcttttactaaTATACTCTATTAAATTGAGGAACAACCTTATAACGGTGATATTGATCAATTGTGACGTCTGCATTGCTTCCATCTATTATTCTTTCTGCATTTCAAGTCACCACACATATACATAGATTGTAAATATGCATATACACAATTTACTGTattataaaaatctaaattatttataatggtAATATTAATgtctctaaaaaaatttatttactgTATTTAAATAAGTATATGATTGCTTGaaagaatataattattttactttaaggCATTATAATTGATATAATAAAACCTGACAGTCTCacattattttatagtatattCTAAAAGTCAAAACTTGTAGTGTCGTAAACTAGGGTTATCGAAATTGATTCCTAGTTCCTTTTATATTACAAGTGGTTAGGCTTTCTATGTTGGAATCTTCTTTGGGGAAAATCCCAAAAATAATTACgattaaaataagttaaatataaatatatgtaatgTAATGATTTATTGTAGAATACATAATCAACTAAAGACATCAAGTCAAATGTAATGATTTTTTGTAGAATATATAAATCAACTAAAGACAATAAGTTAAATGTAATGATTTATTGTAGAATATATAATCAACTAAAGACAAATAATAACGAGAACACTTAgtcaagtttattttttgtacggccataataaaatcaataaatgaaaAGTTAGTATATTTTTATAACTGAAAGtggatttttaaaattttattaattaaactagAAATGGAAAATGGCAAAGCAATATCCTCAATTTCCTTCATTGTGGGTTTGAGATTgattgaaaaagaaagaaacctGAATGATTATGGGTATAAGTATCCCAAATACTTTTTCCTTTACCACCTTCATTTGCTGCACCTTCAAACTATAGAAAGATCAaatcaagtaaatatttttagttttttatataatataaattataattcaattttgtaAAGAATTCTCtcttgttttttataaatatttataagtttatTACAAGGACTTTCTTAGTTACTAGTAAAAATCATATACTTATTCCAACcaaaaatcttttattatagattaaaaataaattaatatacaatATTGTAAGGTATAAAGGTACTTCCAGTCCTGTCATTGCATCTcatatgaaaaaaattgaataaatatttaatatattgatGTGTGAATTTAAATTCACGCTACTTTTCTTTAGATCTTGATTGTTAGCATTTACAATCTTGAAATTTTACAGAGTCATTCACGTCTAAGACGTCTGATCAAAATCAGACACAGAGAATGAATTCAAAACACTACTAATGAGTAAAACTATATATCAAAATCCAactattgattttgaaaaatattcatTCGACGCAATGTTATTAAATGAGTATAACTCTTAATGTAACTATTTAAGTGTAATTAGATTCCTTCTTATACGTGTGTGTGGTTTCGTCATAAATACCCATCTggttatttttataagaaattgttggttaaaatttatttaacaaaatttgatgtatctgatTTATAATAAACAAGATACATTAACTTTTGTTGACTAAATTTTAACTCAACtatctctataaataaataaaaacaaagaaaataatttttaaaatcgaTAAATCTTCGAACTTCTAAAATATTCATTAtaagaatattattaaaaaaaacaaatgaaatagCTTAATTTATAGGCATACTTGGTATGATGATGATCCCGCCCCAAAAACGAAGTCATTAGGAAAACAACTCCGATTCAGGGGAGGGGTTCCACGAGAAGAAATATATGATCCATTTGTGAAAGCAAATATGAATGAGCTTAAAACAAATAGAGCAAGCATATTGGCCATACTATtcatgtttgtttgttttactTGACCACTTCACTTTTTGTACTTTTTGTGTGTTAGTGTATGCCTATTTATACAGAAAGCAACACTTCCCCTATTGATCCATATGCTAGTTTAATAAtcatatatgaattaaatataattttttcagtGTTATATTATAGTATCAAGGATACTTGTGTCATGGTTTGTTATCAATTGCATTATCACTTTGTGATCActcaataattatattattagttttagtAGGTTCCTTCCGACGCGGGTCTTAGCATATATTGGGGTGTGAGATACGATCGATCACAAGTAGTTTTGTTTATTGGGtaccaataaaatatttaagctATCAATAAAGGTTAAGTCAAAAGTTTCACTGTGCAGTAAGAATCGGTTATGAGGTAAAACTTCACTCTAGTtaaagattaaatttatttgttgtttgatttgatttcgttgacaatttaaaaataaatgaaaaataatttgattctAAATTAATGTGCtttgaatttaaatttctattgaaagagttatttatatttagtgttATAAACGTTTTAATTAAGATTATAGCTAATTGAGGGAAgtcatgaaaacaaaaatttatttgaatcaaattttaaacaatttatatgttgagctttaaatattttttttctcaaaatgcTAGATCCAAAACTTTGGTCTCTTAAACTTCtaacataaaaaaaagttgGATCAATTTTCTAAGTTACAaggaaaatattttcatttatatataatgtcGTCGTTGACACACATTCATCAATGAGACACGCTGTCTCATCGACCTAATGTcaagaaaaaatttatacagTGAACTAACATTTTTGTCTCATCGACCTAATGTcaagaaaaaatttatacagTGAACTAACATTTTTGTTAACCTATAGACTATAATATTACTATTAGGTCACTAGGAAGTTATGTGGATCATGTTTCGACTTTCAACACTacattttcaattcaaaatattaagatATTAAAATGAATCATCTCACATATATGTTTCttcaaatccattttttttcaaatataaaactcTTACTCACATTTGAGACATTAACGCTAATAAAATAGATGTGAGAAGTGTAAAGGAAACAAGATTCCTCTTCATCTGTCCCATATGTTCATTTTTTGGTTAAAAGGTGGATTCTTCTCACCATTGTTCCTTcatgaaattcaaaattatgAAATCGCTAAAGTTATTCATTTGTTAAGGTTTTAATGGTTTCAGCTATGGAGTTTGAGTATTGAAAAAATTGCATGTATTAAGGGATATTGGGGGGAAATTTGCTCGTAAAAACTTATATATCTAAACTTGTATGGCGTTAATTCGATATTCTTTTTAATGatgaaattagtaaaataaaagagGCTAGAAAATGGGGTAGCAAGATGGCGTGTGCATGTGTAAAGGTGAAAAGTAAGGAACCTAAAAATATGAAAGGGAGTGCTAATGCTACccaaaaaaaaacacacaaaaaaaaaacaagaacttAGAGGGAAGTAGAACTGGAACTAGAACCATAACTAAATGATACGATCAGAGGGTACCAAAAGAGGATACCACCAAAGAATATCGCCAAACGATATGGCTAGAAGATATCACCAGAGGATACTAGAAGAGGATATGACCATAGGATACCAGAAGAGAATATTGCCAGAGGATACTAGAAAAGGATACGACCAGATGGTATACTAAAGGTATGGaaaaaaattggaagaaaattaaaagtaacAGATGGAACAATCAGAAGAATACCATTAGAAGTATgcaaaaattagaagaagaaaatcagaggaagtTACCAGAGGAAGTTACCAGAGGCAGCGACTAGGCATACAACCAGCAGTATGTAAAAattcgaaagaaaaaaaaaaacagatgaaGGTATCCAAGGAAGAGACCAAAGAATACCTAtgcaaaaaaattagaaaaagaaaattagagaaagtGATTAGAGGATACCACCAGAagtatatatgtaaaaaattggaagtgattaattttttttttattgttttacttctATTAACATCACTAAATCAATGAACCCTTTTTATGGCAATATTAAACGTATGAGTTATTTTCacgtattattattattattattattattattattattattattattattattattattattattattattattatttatttttaaatatttttcttttaaattctttttgTCGGACAAAGTTGGGGGTACTACATTTTCCtcttcagattttttttaattaaaaaataatgatgtgatatattttaaatggttTGGCGTATGATTTCATGATATAGAATCATTTtgtgcattaattatttatatgttattaattaaattacaaaataaataattttggaaGTTGAAAGTAGAGTTTTCGTAGGGTGTTATTGTGATTTTATGGATGttcattattttatatcattgtATCGTATTCTAAGTTATTTAAAGCATACCACatcactattttttaattaaaaaattagaatgagaggacaaaattgttatattttaaaataggatgatcaatttcgtaaattgataaataaataaaaaatacttgactaaaactgcaattaaacatataaataataaactcttattaaattatctaaataattaGCAATACATTAATAcataatataatcaaataacaaatttcaaagtttttataataaatgtaaataaatcaaaaaccaaaaatgCAATATCCTCAATGGAATAGACATAGTTCATATTAGGAACACAATAGATAGAATATGGATAGGATATTATAGCACTCGTCTTGATACAtgcattttgaaaaaatatttgtacttAGATATGTATATGCATGGGCATCATTCTTAATCATTGTACACATACTTGTTATCCGCatttgaactaaaataaattattaaattataaaatattatatcattttaaatcaaaaaaatattcgaagttctttaatattaaatcctaaaaatattaaactaaagtatttaaatcatccaaaagtatattaaatcttgtaaatatttctttgatttagtgatattaatagaaataaaacaataaaaaaaattaattactagaCTAATCACAAATTTgttttaacaaaaacaaaataaaatttaaaatacaattagCATTATTTATGAAATCAATTgttaactttatatatatatatgagttcTAAAACATTTTTATGCCACCCAACAAAATTAAGAGgagttttaactaatttttgttgtgattttaTTTGTATAACTAGATTAGTAGCCTAATGATTATTATTCAAGATAAAATTTACGtctttgttaatatttttgtatgtatatatatatatatatatatatatatatatatatatatatatatatatatatatatatatatgttaaagtACATGTATTCATACCTACACTTGTATTCATAATGCGTGTAACACCTCAACCTGTTTTAAGGATTTTCTAATGTCCACACAAACCAACACTACTTAAAGGACTTCTTAATGTCTCCCACAAATCAACATGAGTATTTTCACCACGCTTAACTGTAGAGTTTTTATGTAATAAGCCACCAAAAAGAAGATACATTTTTTTGGTATAGGTAATACATATCAATCTTTATAAGTCTTCCTTCAATTGTTTAGTCTCATACCTACATTGTCTTAGGATCCCTCTCGTTCCAATGTGATTTGGTTCATTCATGTGTCCCTTTGCCTAAAAGTGTCTGAAAAGCCACTCATTGTGTGTGTCTCGTGCACCAGCGATTACTTCTTACTTCGCCGGTCTTAGGCGTCACATGTCCACCAACTTCTGCTTGGTTCATCCCGAACCACATCATATTGGGAGACGTCTACTCCGATTTCATTTGTAACACCTCAGACTGCTTTAAGGATTTCCTATTGTCCCAATAAACCAACATGAGTCTTTTCAACATGTTTTGTCCTTACTCGCATACTTTCTAGAAAACTTCCTAGAAGGTCACTCATCTAAAGAAAGCTCCAAGTCAAACAAATTTAACTTTAGAGTTCTTATGTAATGAACCACCAAAACGAAGATGTATCTTTTTTGTAGATAGTACATATCAATACTTATAAACCTTCCTTAAATCGTATAGTCTCAATTTAATATCCTAATGCTACTTATCAGAGTTGGAATCCCAAAAAATTAAGATGTTTTAAAAATGTCCATAATATATAGAAATATAAACGATAAACAGAACATTTTTGTTGGCTACCATCGGGCTAATGATCAATTGTGTTATGTGGAGTAACTGTGCCACGACTAGAACCAAAATCGAACAACAAGAGGGGTGAATACATTGATATCATATTAAAGGTAAAGACTAAATTGAACAAACAAAATCATAGTACACATAATCGATGTAATGCAATGGAATGGTCACTTTCTTTACACTTCATATGACATGTGATATAAAACTTCTCCAAAGTAATTGGTGAGAAGATGCAGTACTATGACATCACATGTGGACAGACAACACATAATAATTGGTCATGTCTTTATAGACTTACTCGATTCATCCTAAAACTCGTGAAATCACTAGTCAAGGTAAACAAGAGTTGTGAAGGTACAAACACGAGAAatgagttgaattgtgtttgactaagttgataacgtttttattatttgattaaactagttcagacttgatgatttactttGAGTAaaagcaataacaaaactaaggagtgcATGAAAGTAATTTATcttagttcaccactaacttggctataTTTAGTCCATTCACTCAGAataatttaatccactaattcaacaacttgaattacaaaacacctgaccctccaagtcagtcttctcaaacagTCTAACAATTGATAAGctaaaatttatctatttttataactttatttgatAGGCTAATTTGATGTTTTGAATTCGATTTTAGTTATATTTactacatttttgttttttttattgcaaGGTGAAGTGAAAGAATAAGTGAAGATTTTTCGAGAAAAAGAGCCTTGAAGTCAAGTGGTACATCATTatcaagaaaatgaaagaaactcAAGTTACAACAAGCATTACTGTCTGGCCATAATAGTCATTTCATTCATAATGGATgaacgaaaaaaataaataaaataagaatttgtCAATTCAAGTCAACAAGGATTACTGTCTGGCAGTAATGACCGTTAGGGTCATAATTGTTCATCTTCTGCTGTTGCACCTATTACTTTCTGGCAGTAATGACCATTATGGTCATAATCTGTTACTCTTCTGCAGTTGCACCTATTATTGTCTAGTAGTAATGGCCACTATTGCCATAAATGGTTGATTTTCTGGTGAACCGTTTTCCTCCTATGAAATTATGATGGTTTCTTGTAATTAAAGCTCATGAATGACCTAAGACTATAAAAGGACCAAAATACCTAAGACTATAAAAGGACCAAAATACTTAGTTTTATGAACACTCTTACTCACAATCTCTTACTACTAGTTTTAGGAACACCCAAAATACTAACAATTTCTATTCCTGTTTGTCGTAGGTGTTGATCTTTTAATCCAAACTTAGTAGGAATCATATTCATACttagatatcaaataatataccgaaagatatgtttgatatctgacccctaagattggacaagagaatcaaataatgaaaatagattttggtTCTTTTGAAATCATAAAAGATATCTTCTCTTAAAGGATTTtgctaatacatcaatcatgaaaataggttggtaattagtttaaaatacatttttgttctttgaaagaAAGCATTAGTTACAATTAATTATCTGATTTTTAAGAGTTcaacacccataactcatagaAGGTTAATTGTATCCATCATTGTGAAAACTACAATCCCatgtctttatttttattgtgaattttaaatcaAAGATCATTATCAACATTTACTGTTTTAGCTAATCATCATAGTAAAGAGACATTAGTActcataataaattttttgtgggAACGATAATTTTTACTAAGAGAAAATCAATAACcttagacttttgaggaacacacatCTTGACTATACCaatcaagtcttctccacacaccTGACAATTCTAGATTGTTAAAGACACACTAACACTACTATcaaatttgaatataaaaatttagaacttgagtagttgcatGTAACCATAAACTCCTTGCAATTTGGTTGGTCCAATTTTATCTGAATAAAGTTCTCTAACTGGGTGGAAACTTGCAATAGAGGGAGTATGGAGTATATATAGAGATTTTGAGGAAAATAACGTATTTGGTGAAAAATGTCATTGGGATCATTCAAGAGTTGAAGAGTGACACGcaaatatatttatgaaatcTATTTATAGTT
It includes:
- the LOC101492683 gene encoding non-cyanogenic beta-glucosidase-like; translation: MNSMANMLALFVLSSFIFAFTNGSYISSRGTPPLNRSCFPNDFVFGAGSSSYQFEGAANEGGKGKSIWDTYTHNHSERIIDGSNADVTIDQYHRYKEDVQIIKAMNMDSYRFSISWTRVLPKGKLDGGRGINPEGIEYYNNLTNELIANGIKPLVTLFHWDLPQALEDEYGGLLNSSIIDDFRDYADLCFATFGDRVKDWVTFNEPWMYSNGGYALGTLAPGRCSDPTCLGGNSGTEPYTVTHNQILAHAHAVRLYKTKYQPRQQGKIGITLVSNWYLPLGDNSIEDDEAARRALDFQFGWYMDPLTNGNYPINMQTIVQTRLPKFTAEESLLVKDSFDFIGINYYSSSYINNVPANASAPPSYTTDPRTNTSFEKNGIPLGPRAASFWIYVYPRGLRDLLLYIKDRYNNPVVYIHENGMNEFNDPTLPVNEALLDTYRIDYYYRHFYYMRYAIQAGANVKGFYAWSLFDDFEWFNGFTVRFGLNFVDYKDGLKRYPKLSSQWYKNFLKRF